The Desulfohalovibrio reitneri genome contains a region encoding:
- the tsaD gene encoding tRNA (adenosine(37)-N6)-threonylcarbamoyltransferase complex transferase subunit TsaD — MPRVLGIETSCDETGVALVQDGMILAQELASQAELHSLFGGVVPELASRRHLTVLPRLCDELLHRCGGGVDGVAVARGPGLLGALLVGLNYAKGLAFSLGVPLAGVNHLHAHLLAPGLEGDIPYPALGLLVSGGHSHIYRMDSPVEFELLGRTLDDAAGEAFDKAAKVLNLPYPGGAIIDSLAREAEPIPELFPIPYVDNDNLDFSFSGLKTAFANHAASNPHLRLRSLPGEGSVNSTKEAVHPEVPGVLASFSHSVSEACRIKLARALDREAQRRMPVAGLVLAGGVAANSFLRDSMVSLARERDLPVILPSFALCTDNAAMVALAGGVLLERNLGHDNSLDAVPRGRKVPDDAVSGLGFAGGERVDIG, encoded by the coding sequence ATGCCCAGAGTCCTCGGTATCGAGACCTCCTGCGACGAAACGGGAGTGGCTCTTGTGCAGGACGGCATGATCCTCGCCCAAGAGCTGGCCTCCCAGGCCGAGTTGCATTCCCTTTTCGGTGGAGTGGTTCCGGAGTTGGCCTCGCGACGTCACCTGACTGTGTTGCCCCGGCTCTGCGACGAGTTGCTGCATCGCTGCGGCGGCGGGGTGGACGGCGTGGCTGTGGCGCGCGGGCCCGGCCTCCTCGGAGCGTTGCTGGTCGGCTTGAATTACGCCAAGGGGCTGGCGTTTTCCCTTGGCGTTCCACTGGCCGGGGTCAACCATCTTCACGCCCATCTCCTGGCTCCCGGACTGGAGGGAGACATCCCGTACCCGGCCCTTGGGCTCCTCGTTTCCGGCGGACATTCCCACATCTACCGCATGGATTCTCCTGTGGAGTTCGAGCTGTTGGGACGGACCCTGGACGACGCTGCGGGCGAGGCATTCGACAAAGCAGCCAAAGTGCTCAATCTTCCCTACCCAGGCGGCGCCATCATCGATAGTCTGGCTCGGGAGGCCGAGCCTATCCCGGAGTTGTTTCCGATTCCCTACGTTGACAACGATAACCTCGATTTCAGTTTCAGCGGGTTGAAAACGGCCTTCGCCAACCATGCCGCCTCCAACCCGCATCTTCGGTTGCGGAGTCTTCCCGGCGAGGGGAGCGTGAACAGCACCAAGGAAGCGGTTCATCCGGAAGTGCCGGGTGTGTTGGCTTCCTTTTCCCATTCCGTTTCCGAAGCCTGCCGGATCAAGCTGGCCCGCGCGCTTGACCGCGAGGCGCAACGGAGAATGCCGGTGGCGGGACTCGTCCTGGCCGGTGGCGTGGCGGCCAATTCTTTTTTGCGTGACTCCATGGTCTCGCTGGCTAGGGAGAGGGACCTGCCGGTGATTTTGCCGAGCTTCGCGTTGTGCACGGACAACGCCGCCATGGTCGCTTTGGCCGGAGGGGTTCTCCTGGAACGGAACCTGGGGCATGATAATTCGCTCGACGCCGTGCCCAGAGGCCGGAAAGTACCGGATGACGCGGTCTCCGGACTTGGCTTTGCGGGTGGGGAGCGGGTTGACATCGGGTAG
- a CDS encoding nickel-dependent hydrogenase large subunit: MSGCKTQSGPSVMATPYAAGYNGKVVVDPVTRIEGHYRVEVELENGYVKNAWTSAQLFRGLELILKGRDPRDASMFTQRSCGVCTNVHALASIRCVDNAVKVTIPENATLIRNLVQAAQYLHDHIVHFYHLHALDWVDVTSALTADPAKAAKIANDISPNRKTTAADLKAVQTKLKAFVDSGQLGIFTNAYFLGGHEAYYLPPEVNLIATAHYLEALKLQVKAARATAVFGAKNPHTQFMVTGGVTCYDSLRPERIEEFRQLWKETTQFVKEVYIPDLLAVASYYKDWAAIGGTTNFMACGEFPTDEYDLASRYMPPGVIFDRNIGKPEAFDQMKIEEHVARSWYKGDEARHPWKGVTEPQYTSLDDLDGKYSWFKAPRYDGRATEVGPLAHCLVAYAKGVPEFTKTVDMVLNHLNVGPEALFSTLGRTAARGIETAIIAEKMGEWIDQLQANVAAGRDELYTEWEMPDEAYGVGWADVPRGALSHWIHIKNKKIENFQLVVPSTWNLCPRDAQGGLSPVEEALIGTPIADPKRPVEILRTVHSYDPCIACGVHVIDSKTNEVHKFRIV, encoded by the coding sequence GGAGCTGGAGAACGGGTACGTCAAGAACGCCTGGACTTCGGCCCAGCTCTTCCGCGGCCTCGAGCTCATCCTCAAGGGGCGCGATCCCCGCGACGCCTCCATGTTCACCCAGCGTTCCTGCGGCGTCTGCACCAACGTGCACGCCCTGGCCTCCATCCGCTGCGTGGACAACGCGGTCAAGGTGACCATTCCCGAGAACGCCACCCTTATCCGCAATCTGGTGCAGGCCGCCCAGTACCTGCACGACCACATCGTGCATTTCTACCACCTGCACGCCCTGGACTGGGTTGACGTCACCTCGGCGCTGACCGCCGATCCGGCCAAGGCCGCCAAGATCGCCAACGACATCAGCCCCAACCGCAAGACCACCGCGGCCGACCTCAAGGCCGTTCAGACCAAGCTCAAGGCATTCGTCGATTCCGGCCAGCTCGGTATCTTCACCAATGCCTACTTCCTGGGTGGGCACGAAGCCTACTACCTGCCGCCCGAGGTCAACCTCATCGCCACAGCGCACTACCTTGAGGCCCTCAAGCTGCAGGTTAAGGCCGCCCGCGCCACCGCCGTCTTCGGCGCCAAGAACCCCCACACCCAGTTCATGGTGACCGGCGGCGTGACCTGTTACGACTCCCTGCGCCCCGAGCGCATCGAGGAATTCCGCCAGCTGTGGAAGGAAACCACACAGTTCGTGAAAGAGGTCTACATCCCCGACCTGCTGGCCGTGGCCTCCTACTACAAGGACTGGGCCGCCATCGGCGGTACCACCAACTTCATGGCCTGCGGCGAGTTCCCCACCGACGAGTACGACTTGGCCTCCCGCTACATGCCCCCGGGAGTGATCTTCGATCGCAACATCGGCAAGCCCGAGGCGTTCGACCAGATGAAGATCGAGGAGCACGTTGCCCGTTCCTGGTACAAGGGCGACGAGGCGCGCCATCCGTGGAAGGGCGTCACCGAGCCGCAGTACACCAGCCTCGACGACCTCGACGGCAAGTACTCCTGGTTCAAGGCTCCCCGCTACGACGGCCGCGCCACCGAGGTCGGCCCCCTGGCCCACTGCTTGGTGGCCTACGCCAAGGGCGTGCCCGAGTTCACCAAGACCGTGGACATGGTGCTGAACCATCTGAACGTTGGTCCCGAGGCCCTGTTCTCCACCCTGGGACGTACCGCCGCCCGCGGCATCGAGACCGCCATCATCGCCGAGAAGATGGGCGAGTGGATCGACCAGCTCCAGGCCAACGTGGCCGCCGGCCGCGACGAGCTCTACACCGAGTGGGAGATGCCCGACGAAGCCTACGGCGTGGGCTGGGCCGACGTGCCCCGTGGCGCTCTGTCCCACTGGATCCACATCAAGAACAAGAAGATCGAGAACTTCCAGTTGGTGGTCCCCTCCACCTGGAACCTCTGTCCCCGCGACGCCCAGGGCGGCCTCAGCCCTGTGGAAGAGGCCCTCATCGGCACCCCAATCGCCGATCCCAAGCGTCCGGTGGAGATCCTGCGCACGGTGCACTCCTACGATCCCTGCATCGCCTGCGGCGTGCACGTCATCGACTCCAAGACCAACGAAGTCCACAAGTTCCGCATCGTCTAG
- the fbp gene encoding class 1 fructose-bisphosphatase, translating into MPEINVTEHLLLNQKRTPMARGRLTHLLNQLILSFKIISREVSKAGLVDVLGFTGEINVQGEEVKKLDEFSNDVLIHRMSRAGVLCAMASEENESIIEIPKGFPTGDYVLIFDPLDGSSNIEANINIGTIFSILRRKSSADGDCEMSDLLQQGVEQVAAGYCIYGSSTMLVMTTGSGVHGFTLDPSVGEFLLSHPDLKIPERGKIYSINEGYTSYWDDATKEVVNWFKDPSANDLGKPYSSRYIGSLVADFHRTLLYGGIFLYPSDRRDPKKPKGKLRLLSEANPLAMVVEQSWGLATDGADRILEVEPSELHQRVPLVIGSPHEVEIVRNIYKKHGY; encoded by the coding sequence ATGCCGGAGATCAACGTCACCGAACACTTGCTGCTGAACCAGAAAAGGACCCCCATGGCCAGGGGGCGGCTGACGCATCTGCTGAATCAGCTCATTCTCTCCTTCAAGATCATTTCCCGGGAAGTGAGCAAGGCCGGTCTCGTGGATGTTCTCGGTTTCACCGGAGAGATCAACGTCCAGGGTGAAGAAGTCAAAAAGCTGGACGAATTCTCCAACGACGTGCTCATTCATCGCATGTCCCGCGCTGGTGTGCTCTGCGCCATGGCCTCGGAGGAGAACGAATCCATAATCGAGATTCCAAAGGGATTCCCCACCGGCGACTACGTCCTTATTTTCGACCCTCTGGATGGGTCGTCCAACATCGAAGCCAACATTAACATCGGCACTATCTTTTCCATTCTTCGACGCAAGAGTTCAGCGGACGGGGACTGCGAAATGAGCGACCTGCTGCAGCAGGGAGTAGAGCAGGTCGCTGCGGGATACTGCATTTACGGGTCGTCCACCATGTTGGTCATGACCACTGGCTCCGGTGTCCACGGCTTCACCCTCGATCCATCCGTTGGAGAGTTTTTGCTCTCCCATCCGGACCTTAAGATTCCCGAGCGCGGCAAGATTTACTCCATCAACGAGGGGTATACGAGCTATTGGGACGACGCCACCAAGGAAGTGGTCAACTGGTTCAAGGATCCCTCGGCGAACGATCTCGGCAAGCCGTACAGTTCCCGGTACATCGGTTCCCTGGTGGCGGATTTCCATCGTACGTTGCTCTATGGCGGCATTTTCCTCTACCCTTCGGATCGGCGCGATCCCAAAAAGCCCAAGGGCAAATTGCGCTTGCTGTCCGAGGCGAATCCCCTGGCCATGGTGGTGGAGCAGTCCTGGGGGCTGGCCACAGATGGCGCCGACCGCATTCTTGAAGTCGAACCATCCGAGTTACACCAGCGGGTCCCTCTGGTCATCGGGTCGCCGCACGAAGTCGAGATCGTTCGGAACATTTACAAAAAGCACGGGTATTGA
- a CDS encoding HyaD/HybD family hydrogenase maturation endopeptidase, with product MSQDKRILVMGVGNVLYTDEGLGVRVVEHLNAKYTFSGNVTLYDGGTLGMRLMEPIMESDFLIVVDAVLGDGDPGSTYRLTGDDLRKSLAFKNSMHQTDLIDTLIYCDIAGHRPEAVVVGVEPFDFQTMSVELSEPIKASLEGILRAVLDEIAAAGGSWSEAERDGMEDRTYVPGNTG from the coding sequence ATGAGCCAAGACAAACGCATCCTGGTCATGGGCGTAGGCAACGTCCTCTACACGGACGAAGGACTTGGCGTGAGGGTGGTCGAGCACCTCAACGCCAAGTATACTTTTTCCGGGAACGTAACCTTGTACGATGGCGGCACTCTGGGCATGCGGCTCATGGAGCCCATCATGGAGTCCGACTTCCTCATTGTGGTTGACGCCGTGCTGGGCGACGGCGACCCCGGCAGTACGTACCGGCTGACAGGGGATGACTTGCGGAAGAGCTTGGCCTTCAAGAACTCCATGCACCAGACCGACCTCATAGATACCCTGATCTACTGCGACATCGCCGGCCACCGGCCCGAGGCCGTGGTCGTCGGGGTCGAGCCTTTTGATTTCCAAACCATGTCGGTCGAGCTTTCCGAGCCCATCAAGGCAAGCCTGGAGGGGATCTTACGGGCCGTGCTGGACGAGATCGCCGCCGCTGGCGGATCGTGGAGCGAGGCCGAACGCGACGGGATGGAGGATAGGACGTATGTGCCTGGCAATACCGGCTAA
- a CDS encoding tetratricopeptide repeat protein, whose amino-acid sequence MKNKIELFQELVASDPTSKVFYPLARLYAESGMLLQAADTLRQGLSRHPDHMEARLLLIDILSQTEHREEALEEVRTMSQTLARYPSFWGLWAEREGDEDPDMAVALNFLNAYLAGQGFSWVDILQQGFEALAKKKAAQGTFDEGLDLMDQEEVEEGEVVAAPGSESAASQPETGEFIFEEGEVERAAAAASKSEDSLATRTMAELRVAQGDYDGALEILRTLRDREASVDERRSLERRMAEVDSMRGQAPAASPAQEGDETDFLSAGPMRRAKEKLVNSLSTLADRLEARAGV is encoded by the coding sequence ATGAAGAATAAGATAGAGTTGTTCCAGGAACTGGTCGCCTCTGACCCCACGTCCAAGGTTTTTTATCCCCTGGCCCGTCTCTACGCTGAAAGCGGCATGCTGCTCCAGGCGGCGGACACCCTGCGGCAGGGCCTGTCCCGCCATCCCGACCACATGGAGGCACGTCTCCTTCTCATCGACATCCTCAGCCAGACCGAGCACCGCGAAGAGGCCTTGGAGGAGGTCAGGACCATGTCCCAGACCCTGGCCCGATACCCATCCTTCTGGGGACTCTGGGCCGAGCGGGAAGGGGACGAGGACCCGGACATGGCCGTGGCGCTCAACTTCCTGAACGCGTATTTGGCTGGGCAGGGGTTCTCCTGGGTGGACATTCTGCAGCAGGGGTTCGAAGCACTGGCCAAGAAGAAGGCCGCCCAGGGGACGTTCGACGAGGGCCTCGACCTGATGGACCAGGAGGAGGTCGAGGAGGGAGAGGTGGTCGCCGCTCCCGGCTCCGAGTCAGCGGCTTCCCAGCCCGAAACCGGCGAGTTCATCTTCGAGGAGGGCGAGGTGGAGCGGGCCGCCGCGGCCGCATCCAAGTCGGAAGATAGTCTGGCCACCCGCACCATGGCTGAACTCCGTGTCGCCCAGGGGGACTATGACGGCGCCCTTGAAATTCTTCGAACCCTGCGCGACAGAGAGGCCTCCGTGGACGAGCGGCGAAGCCTGGAGCGCCGCATGGCCGAGGTTGATTCCATGCGCGGACAAGCCCCTGCGGCATCTCCGGCTCAAGAGGGAGACGAGACCGATTTTCTGAGCGCGGGGCCCATGCGCCGTGCCAAGGAGAAGCTCGTCAATTCTCTTTCCACCTTGGCGGACAGGCTGGAAGCCCGGGCTGGGGTCTAA
- a CDS encoding HypC/HybG/HupF family hydrogenase formation chaperone produces the protein MCLAIPAKIESIENDVATCRVGEGETRIQVSLMLTESDPQVGDYVIVHAGFALRVLDPEEAEESLRILRDMARAMEGQEHLADKF, from the coding sequence ATGTGCCTGGCAATACCGGCTAAGATCGAGTCCATTGAGAACGATGTGGCCACCTGCAGAGTAGGGGAGGGCGAAACCCGCATTCAGGTATCCCTCATGCTCACCGAAAGCGATCCGCAGGTTGGCGACTACGTCATCGTGCACGCTGGTTTCGCCTTGCGTGTGCTGGACCCGGAGGAGGCGGAGGAGAGCCTGCGCATTCTCCGCGACATGGCGCGAGCCATGGAAGGCCAGGAGCACCTGGCGGACAAGTTCTAA
- the trxA gene encoding thioredoxin produces MANQVTDSNFEAEVLQCDLPVLVDFWAPWCGPCRALGPVVEELANEYTGQVHIVKMNVDENPNTPSKYGIRAIPTLILFKGGEVLDQVTGAVSKSSIKDMISNKAL; encoded by the coding sequence ATGGCGAATCAGGTGACTGACAGCAATTTCGAGGCGGAAGTCCTGCAGTGCGATCTTCCCGTACTGGTTGACTTCTGGGCGCCGTGGTGCGGACCCTGCCGCGCTCTCGGCCCTGTCGTCGAGGAGCTGGCCAATGAGTACACCGGCCAGGTCCACATCGTGAAAATGAATGTGGATGAGAATCCCAACACGCCAAGCAAATACGGAATTCGCGCCATTCCCACTCTGATTCTCTTCAAGGGCGGCGAGGTCCTGGACCAGGTCACCGGCGCGGTGTCCAAGTCTTCCATCAAGGACATGATCAGCAACAAAGCCCTCTAA
- the pgsA gene encoding CDP-diacylglycerol--glycerol-3-phosphate 3-phosphatidyltransferase yields MNSWLNWPNRLSLLRILAVPLIVLLLYFPNRITCLLALVLFLLAALTDLVDGLWARRKNLVTNLGKFLDPLADKLLIASVLIMLVHLKWAPAWVVVLIVGRELAVTGLRAVAVEQGIVMAADKFGKAKTILQIAALCPLIFHYDIGQFDPKPAGMALLYAALVLTVVSGANYMRGFFAGLRRKGEEI; encoded by the coding sequence ATGAATTCCTGGCTCAACTGGCCCAACCGCCTCAGCCTGCTCCGCATACTGGCGGTCCCGCTCATCGTGCTGCTGCTGTATTTTCCCAATAGAATTACATGCCTGCTGGCGCTTGTGCTTTTCCTGCTGGCCGCCCTGACTGATCTGGTGGACGGCTTGTGGGCCCGCCGGAAGAATCTTGTCACCAACCTGGGCAAGTTTCTCGATCCGCTGGCGGATAAACTGCTTATCGCGTCGGTGCTTATCATGTTGGTGCACCTGAAATGGGCTCCGGCGTGGGTCGTGGTCCTCATTGTAGGCCGAGAGCTGGCCGTAACCGGCCTGCGAGCCGTGGCGGTGGAGCAAGGCATAGTCATGGCCGCGGATAAGTTCGGCAAGGCCAAGACCATATTGCAGATAGCCGCGTTGTGTCCCTTGATTTTCCATTATGATATAGGGCAATTTGATCCAAAGCCCGCTGGAATGGCGCTTCTGTATGCTGCCCTTGTGTTGACGGTTGTATCGGGCGCCAACTACATGCGCGGCTTCTTCGCCGGACTGCGACGCAAAGGCGAGGAAATCTGA
- a CDS encoding FtsB family cell division protein, translating to MRLFLVLAVLGNVLLAYLLVFGQQGVFTYLDTKHRRDEMAARLERVENRSLEISREIRLLKTDQAFLERTIRQQTHFLAPREVLYLLPGASGRTAETTGDAAHEE from the coding sequence ATGCGTCTTTTCCTCGTTCTGGCCGTTCTCGGCAATGTCCTGTTGGCCTACCTCCTGGTGTTTGGCCAACAAGGGGTCTTTACGTATCTCGATACCAAGCATCGCCGGGACGAGATGGCCGCGAGGCTGGAGCGTGTGGAAAACCGGAGTCTGGAAATTAGTCGGGAAATCCGCCTGCTGAAGACAGACCAGGCCTTTCTCGAGCGAACCATCCGCCAGCAGACCCATTTTCTGGCCCCGCGGGAAGTTCTCTACCTCCTGCCCGGCGCTTCCGGGCGAACGGCCGAAACGACCGGAGACGCGGCCCATGAAGAATAA
- a CDS encoding protein-L-isoaspartate(D-aspartate) O-methyltransferase: MVDPKRKRERMVREQIEARGITDPRVLAAMRAVPRHRFVQEALADHAYEDRPQPIGLGQTISQPHVVALMTSELEVEEGMRVLEIGTGSGYQAAVLAEMGAEVCTVERLRQLYMDARKRLQDLRYFRVRLKLDDGTMGWPSEGPFDRILVTAGGPEVPEPLLEQLADPGIMLIPVGSSRRSQTLVKVRKEDGKVRKENRGAVAFVDLVGEHGW; encoded by the coding sequence ATCGTCGATCCAAAACGCAAGCGCGAGCGCATGGTGCGCGAACAGATTGAGGCCCGGGGTATCACCGACCCCCGTGTACTGGCCGCCATGCGCGCCGTGCCCCGGCATCGTTTCGTGCAGGAGGCTCTCGCCGACCACGCTTACGAGGACCGTCCGCAGCCCATCGGGCTGGGACAGACCATCTCGCAGCCTCATGTGGTGGCTCTGATGACTTCCGAACTGGAAGTGGAAGAAGGCATGCGGGTACTGGAGATCGGCACTGGCTCGGGATATCAGGCGGCCGTGCTGGCCGAGATGGGCGCGGAAGTCTGCACTGTGGAGCGGCTCAGGCAACTCTACATGGACGCACGCAAGCGTTTGCAGGATTTGCGGTATTTCCGGGTGCGGCTCAAGCTGGACGACGGGACCATGGGCTGGCCTTCTGAAGGTCCGTTCGACCGCATCCTGGTGACGGCGGGTGGGCCGGAGGTTCCAGAACCACTGCTGGAGCAGCTGGCCGACCCTGGAATCATGCTCATCCCCGTGGGGTCTTCCAGGCGAAGTCAGACCTTGGTCAAGGTGCGCAAGGAGGACGGCAAGGTCCGCAAGGAGAACCGGGGTGCAGTTGCCTTTGTGGACCTGGTGGGGGAGCACGGCTGGTGA
- a CDS encoding undecaprenyl phosphate translocase family protein, whose translation MSRLREALWATPGPSSRGEALLLAAKGFLMGAADIIPGVSGGTMAFITGIYDDLVSAIRSFDLDFARSILRFDLSGAVSGVHLRFLIPLAAGILVALLSMAGLMHHLLTTHPVPVWSLFFGLIAASALAIGRCVAWNPARVLAAAAGAAAGYVLVGIIPMATPQSLWFVFLCGSVAICAMILPGISGAFILLILGKYEFITGALKQPLEAGHFLVLAVFGLGCLVGLAGFSRLLHWLLTKWHHVTVALLTGLMIGAMRKIWPWKEVITVRRVGDKSVPLEWANVLPGSFGAEFWVAVGLMALGFMAVLAVERCGSKGERACSP comes from the coding sequence GTGAGCCGCCTGCGGGAAGCCCTCTGGGCCACTCCGGGCCCCAGCTCCCGAGGTGAGGCGCTCCTGTTGGCAGCCAAGGGTTTTCTCATGGGCGCTGCGGACATCATCCCAGGTGTATCCGGCGGGACCATGGCCTTCATCACCGGCATCTACGACGACCTGGTCTCGGCCATCCGCTCCTTTGATCTGGACTTCGCCAGAAGCATCCTCCGCTTCGATCTGAGCGGAGCCGTTTCAGGGGTTCATCTGCGATTTCTCATCCCCCTGGCGGCGGGGATTCTGGTCGCCTTGCTGAGCATGGCCGGGCTCATGCATCATCTTCTTACCACCCACCCGGTGCCGGTATGGTCGCTTTTTTTCGGCCTGATCGCGGCCTCGGCCCTGGCCATTGGCCGATGCGTGGCCTGGAATCCGGCGCGCGTTCTGGCCGCCGCCGCGGGGGCGGCCGCGGGCTACGTCCTGGTGGGGATCATTCCCATGGCCACTCCGCAATCCCTGTGGTTTGTCTTTCTGTGTGGTTCGGTAGCCATCTGCGCCATGATCCTGCCGGGAATCAGCGGTGCCTTCATCCTGCTAATCCTGGGAAAGTACGAATTCATTACCGGAGCGCTCAAGCAACCCTTGGAGGCTGGGCATTTCCTGGTACTGGCCGTGTTCGGTCTGGGCTGCCTGGTTGGATTGGCCGGTTTTTCCAGGCTGTTGCATTGGCTATTGACCAAGTGGCATCATGTTACAGTGGCATTGCTCACCGGCTTGATGATCGGGGCCATGCGGAAGATTTGGCCCTGGAAGGAAGTCATCACGGTACGCCGGGTCGGCGACAAATCAGTCCCCTTGGAATGGGCTAACGTTTTGCCCGGGTCCTTTGGTGCTGAGTTCTGGGTCGCGGTTGGTCTTATGGCTTTGGGGTTCATGGCGGTGCTGGCCGTGGAGCGATGCGGCTCAAAAGGCGAACGGGCTTGCTCTCCATGA
- a CDS encoding CBS domain-containing protein yields the protein MFTVAELMTPAPIFLDENDSLREARRIMETKRVRHLPVATRDGRFVGLLTQRDLLSLTVSRLAGVDPATQEELDTGIPVREAMRTRVAVATPETPVREAALAMLKNKFGCLPVLDGDRLVGILTEADFVKLTISLTDEIAAG from the coding sequence ATGTTCACCGTAGCCGAGTTGATGACACCGGCCCCGATTTTTCTCGATGAAAACGATTCGCTGCGTGAGGCGAGGCGCATCATGGAAACCAAGCGGGTGCGCCACTTGCCGGTGGCCACCAGGGACGGACGGTTCGTCGGGCTACTCACCCAGCGCGACCTGCTGTCCCTGACCGTATCCCGGCTGGCCGGGGTGGACCCGGCGACCCAGGAAGAACTGGACACCGGGATTCCGGTGCGTGAGGCCATGCGAACCAGGGTGGCTGTTGCCACTCCGGAAACACCGGTGCGCGAGGCGGCCCTGGCCATGCTCAAGAACAAGTTCGGCTGCCTGCCCGTGCTGGACGGAGACCGGCTGGTGGGCATCCTCACAGAAGCCGATTTCGTCAAGCTGACAATCAGCCTGACGGATGAAATCGCCGCGGGTTAA
- a CDS encoding Mrp/NBP35 family ATP-binding protein has product MASQSCSSCGGGEGDGASLAMQDELIRGTLSKIRYKLFVMSGKGGVGKSSVAVNLAAALAERGNKVGLMDVDIHGPSVPGLLGIKGLLEVDRGSVIKPKRYNDNLSVVSMASLLEDPDQAVLWRGPMKTSAIRQFIADVDWGELDYLVIDSPPGTGDEHMTVLKTIPDALCLIVTTPQEVSLADVRKAVNFLQYAKANVLGVVENMSGLICPHCREEIELFKKGGGKELAERYGLSFLGAIPLDPATVVAGDLGRPVVLLDEDTPVKRTLRELAATVNDEAARSLERAATPEGS; this is encoded by the coding sequence ATGGCATCCCAGTCCTGTTCATCCTGCGGCGGAGGAGAGGGGGACGGCGCTTCCCTGGCCATGCAGGACGAGCTTATACGCGGAACGCTTTCCAAAATCCGCTACAAGCTGTTCGTCATGAGCGGCAAGGGCGGTGTGGGCAAGAGTTCCGTCGCGGTGAATCTCGCCGCCGCCCTGGCCGAGCGAGGCAACAAGGTCGGCCTGATGGACGTGGACATTCATGGCCCCAGCGTTCCCGGGTTGTTGGGGATCAAAGGGTTGCTGGAGGTCGACCGGGGCAGCGTGATCAAGCCCAAGCGCTACAATGACAACCTTTCCGTTGTCTCAATGGCTTCGCTTCTGGAAGACCCGGACCAGGCCGTTCTCTGGCGCGGACCCATGAAGACTTCGGCTATCCGGCAGTTCATCGCCGATGTGGATTGGGGCGAACTCGACTATCTGGTCATCGATTCCCCTCCGGGAACAGGCGACGAGCACATGACCGTGCTCAAGACAATTCCCGACGCGCTCTGCCTCATCGTCACCACGCCGCAGGAGGTTTCGCTGGCCGACGTGCGCAAGGCGGTCAACTTCCTGCAGTACGCCAAGGCCAACGTGCTGGGTGTGGTGGAGAACATGAGCGGCCTCATCTGTCCCCACTGCCGCGAGGAGATTGAGTTGTTCAAAAAGGGCGGAGGGAAAGAGCTGGCTGAACGGTACGGCCTGTCGTTCCTCGGCGCCATACCGCTGGACCCGGCGACCGTCGTGGCCGGCGACTTGGGCCGGCCCGTGGTGCTTTTGGACGAAGACACTCCGGTCAAACGGACTCTTCGCGAACTGGCCGCAACCGTGAATGACGAAGCCGCCCGCAGCCTGGAACGGGCGGCCACACCCGAGGGATCCTGA